The nucleotide sequence GGATAAATCCAAAATCATTCAGTCGGGCATAGGTTGCCAGCGACCCGATCAACCCAATATTGGGACCTTCAGGTGTCTCAATCGGACACATGCGGCCATAGTGAGATGGGTGCACGTCACGAACTTCGAACCCAGCGCGTTCACGGCTCAACCCGCCCGGCCCCAAGGCGCTTAACCGACGCTTGTGCGTCAACCCAGACAGCGGGTTCGTTTGGTCCATGAACTGGCTCAGCTGGCTGGCGCCAAAGAACTCCTTCAGCGCTGCAGTGACCGGACGAATGTTGATCAGGCTTTGGGGTGTGATGGTTTCAACATCCTGGGTTGTCATGCGTTCCTTGACAACCCGTTCCATACGGCTAAGCCCGATACGCATCTGGTTTTGAATAAGCTCACCAACACTGCGCAAACGACGGTTACCAAAGTGGTCAATATCGTCGGTGGTATAGCCTTCCTGGCCACCAGCTAAGCGCAGCAAGTAACTCATCGTCGCCAAGACGTCTTCCTTGGTCAAGGCATATTCGATTGGTGACGGCGCTTCACCAGCCAGGCTCAGTTCACGCACCAGGTGCTTGGGACCTTGTTCAGCCGCTTGTAACCGTTCAGCATGGGCAGTGTCATCAGCAAATGCGGTGGCTTCTTCCATCGTGCGCAAACCCAAACGAATCTGCTCGGGGCTGATTTTCTTGTTTAGCTTGTAGCGTCCAACGCGCGCCAGGTCATAGCGCTTATTAGAGAAGAAGTAGTTAATAACAAGGTTGCCCGCAGATTCATGGGTCTGGGGTTCACCTGGACGGACACGTTTGAAGATTTCCTTCAGCGCATCACCTGGAGTACGTACCGTATCCTTTGCCAGCGTCTGATCAAGAATCTGACGGACATTGCGCTGCACTTCGGTGAAGGATTCGGTATCACCGTTTACCCCGAAGAACTCAAGGATTTCGGAATCACTAACTTCACTCGTCAAGACATCCTCAGGCGCAATTTCATAGGCCTGCGTTTCGTCGTTGTACACGATGCCCTTCAACGCCCGGTACAGCACCGTCAAGTGCTGACGACGCTTGCGGTCAACACGTACCCCAGCAAAGCCGCGCTTATCAACTTCCATTTCTAACCAGGCACCACGGCTGGGGATCACGCGACAACCCCACACGTCACGGCCGGTCAGTTTGTCTAATCCAACGTCAAAGTAGACACCAGGGCTACGAACTAGCTGGCTCACCACGATACGTTCAGTCCCGTTGATGATGAAGGTACCTTTGTCCGTCATCATCGGGAAGTCACCCATAAATACGCGCATGGACTTAATTTCACCGGTCATCGCATTGATGAACTCGGCGGTCACAAATAGCGGCGCGGCATAGGTCTGGTCTTTTTCGCGGCAGTCGTCAATTGAATACTTAGGCGCGTCAAACCAATGGTCAGTAATACTGAGGGCCATGTTGCCCCCAAAGTCTTCGATAGGGCTGAGCTCTTCAAATACTTCGCCGAGCCCCACCTCCTTTAACCATTCAAAACTTTCTCGCTGGATGGCAACCAAATCAAGGTTGTCTATTGGCATTGGTTCGTCAATCTTGGCGAACGACAGGCGGGAGGCCGGGGCACTGGTGAGCGTCGACAAGGCGGAGTACTCCTGATTACGGCGGTGGCAAGGCGATGAGCCTTGATTTTCCAACGGGCTACCGGTCGCTGGCTGGAACCGTCGCATATACCTCTGTAGACAACGATAGGCAGCCTACGGATACCGTAGCTGCGGTTTCGAGTTCGAAGATATGCAGTGTCCCAACGTGCGTGACCTTATAGCCCAAAAGGGCGACGGCCCACTATAGGCCCCTTTGCCGTGCGCGCAATACCTCATTATTGTCCCAATGTCAAGGATCACCCCCTTATACGGGCGCGCCATTTGGACAATGTTGAAGAAACGCCAAGGTCGCTACCGTTTTGGTATCGGCGGATTTACAAGCAGATTTACCCCCGTTTTTACCGCCTAAATACCATACATGCCACTGGAGGTTCCTATGTACCGGAGCACAAGCGTCTTGTTCACCGTTGCGGCACTTGTTTCGCTCGCCCAGGTTGCGGGTGCGCAGAACCTTCACCTTGACGCTACCCAAGCAAATCCCAGCGAACCGCGTGTAATGGCGAATAGGAGTGAAGACACCCTATCGGTTAAACAGCAATCACCCACCCCCCAACGTTCCTCCATCGAGGTGGCCGGCCTTGAGTGGTCCCAGCAGGTTGATGCTGCTACGACCGTGCTTATCGCCACCACGGCTACCCCTGCAGACGCATTGACGTCTGGCGTATTACAAGGCTCTTACGAAGCCCCGCTTCTCTTTGCGGACCCCAAGCGCGGGCTGAATGTGGCCACATTGGCTGAGATTCGACGGCTCGGGGCAAAACAAGCCTTCATTCTTGGTGGGCCAGCATCAGTTCCACTCGCCGTTGAACACCAGTTGGATGGTCTTGCGGTGAAGCGGCTCCACGGCCCGACACGTATCGAAACTGCCTTAGCTGTTGCTCAAGTGGTCTCATCCCCGACCGACCCTTTTACCGGGTTGGCGAAGGCAACCTCAAGCGCACCGCAAGGCGCCCTCCTCATACGCTCACTCGACCCAACGAATGCCAGTGACCCAACGGCCGAGTTTGGTGACGCCTTAGGGGCTGGAGCGTTGGCCGCACAAACGAAACAGGTGGTGCTGCTAACCCCAACTAATGAACTCAATGCCGGGGTAAAGGACTATCTCAAAACGTATCCAGCCTTGCCCGTTCATATTGTTGGTGGTCCTCAAGCAATTAACGACCACGTTGTCAGTGAGATTCCGGCAAGTCACCCTAAGCGGCGGTTAAGTGGTGCAAGCCGCGCTGAAACAGCGGTCGAACTTGCACAATCCTCTAGTATCCGTCCTAAAGGCATTACCGTTCTTGACGGGTTCAGCAAGGACAGTTGGGCTGTTGGGTTAGCAGGTGCTCGCTACACCAGTGCGCATAGTCATGCGCTCGTTGTGGTGCACCGTGACCATACCAATACCCATGTAAGTCAGGCGCTTCAACGACTGCAGTTGGGATCACAACTGCCGGTGTATCTCGGTCGAGGCATTACGACCTTACGTGCTCGCCCTGGGCAGGTGGACCGGCTGCCATCGCCGTTCGTGTATATCGATTTAGCCGCCGAAGCCGATGGGATGCACCATTTAAATAATGCGCGCCAAGCAAGGAACCTATCACCGGTGACTCGCCACGCGGCGCTAGATGCCTCTGCTCAGCAATGGAGCCAGGCGATGCTCAAGGCTAATAAGATCTCTCATGCACCTGACTGGAGCGCTCAGATCGCCCAGGTCATCCATGCCAATCCTCAGGTTGGTTTTGGCCATCCTCTTGCCGAGAATGTGGTTATACACCCCAATGTGGGGTCGAATACCGGACGAGGTATGCACGACACCTGGATGGGTTCACGCGGCCATGCCAACAATATGTTGCGAACCGAAGCGGCCTACGTTGGATATGGTGTGGTCTGTGACCTCAATACGTGTTACGGCACACAACGCTTTACCACTCAGCGCTAAGGCCATTCAACCCTCTTGAGCCTGGCTAGCGTCGGCCTCTACGGTCATGGTAGAGGCCGTTTACATACGCCTGCCGAAGGTGTTCAGGAGAGAAATAACTTTTGATCGGCACAAATTGGCGGCACCCATTCCCCCAAAGGTGGTGCGCACATTATCATCAGGTTGTGCTTGCTGCGTAACTGATTCAGCGGGGAGTTGCAAAGAACGGTCCTCTTTACAACTCCCCGACTGGTGTCTAGCGGGCGATACCGCCATGCAGATAGCGACCTATCTGTGCAACAGCATCAATCTGAGCTCATTGAGCGCGATTCGATAGCCACATTGCCACCGAGAACAACAAGGGTACCCTCCGACGGGGCGGTTACCTACGTACATGAGGTGTAGATAGCTCCTTGCCGTCCAACATCATAGGCGCTTGACCTGGGGATAGCCCCGCGCCCGTGGGATCGAACCGTTTTATCTTCGGTCGCGACATGGCGGGTACCGGTGGGTGCATACGCCTTGACCCCTGCCCAATGAGACAGACCACAGCAGGTATGGGCCAAGCACTAGCTAACTTTTGAGGAGCTAGCCGTATCTAGAGTAGCGGAAGATTGCCGATACTAAATCAAACTTTTTCCCCCTATTCAGCACGATTCCGCATGGACTCGTTGCTTCATATCAGAAAGGACAAACCAACGTATGGTGTCGTTTAAACAGATGTTGAACACCTTGTCCATCCCTGCAGCTATCGCCGGCTTTGCTATTCCACTTACTATTACCTATCTCGTATCGCTTTATTCCCAGGATGTAGGGCTTTACTACAGCGTTCCTGCTGTTGCGTCAGCTTCGTATAACCAGCCGACTGATGAGGAGCAGCCGATAATAGAGGCTGCTGGAACAATGACTGATGACCTCGTGTCTGTGGAGTATCCCCTCGGCCAAGCTGAAGTGGTCAAGACCGCAGCCATGGCAACGAACACCACTGATGATCATCAATGGGCGTTCTTAGGTAAGAAATTAAGTACTGAAGAGACGCTTGAGGCCATGCATGATCGCGTACAAAGCTCGGGTATCCCTGACCACGGTGGCCGTTTCTATATTCGTTGCTTCAATGATGCATCAGTAGGCGTTCAAGGAGCCATCTTTAACGGATTCTCATCATCAAGAGAAGAAACCATTGAATCAAATAAGTATCACCCTGACGTTGATGCAGTGATGGGCAATCCGTTTAAAGCACCGGCACTTGCAGATGAGTCAGATTATCAGTCTTGCTTGGGACTGAAGCAACGTTTTGATGAACAATACGGTAAGGATTTTTAGACCATGAAGCGAATAGTATTCTCTTTTATCGCTGGTTCTGTAGTATGGATTGTTCTAGCAAGTTTGTATATTGCTGGTATTTCAATTTGGAATAGTACCATCAATACGGCTGATCGAACCTGGCTTTTTAATGGTAAAGAGCTTACGAGCGCTGAAATGCGTTCAGTAGCTATGGAACTTGCAAAAGATGGTGACGCTAGACCATTAGCAAGCACTTGCCACAACCCGGAGGATAATCCAAATCACTATTCGGGAACACTTGTTGACGAGAGTCGTGGTCTGGTCCATTTATTTGCGTCCCAGCCTAATCTCGAAGAAGTTCCTGAAACCACAGACCGCTTTCAAGATGCCTTAGCGTGCAATGCAGTCTTACCAAATAGCTTGAGTCCGATGGAGTACGTCTGGTTTACCGTATCTTCACCATTCGTACCAGTGCAATAAAGTCAAGGTAAAACCACCAGTTCAGAGGCGTATAGACTTCGCTTTCCGGTACGCCTTCCTGGTGGTATCCCCCCTGGGGTTAACGAAAGACACCCCAAATTGCGCAAGACTCGTGTGTATCGTCCTTGCACTTGGCTGCCTCACGCATCGTCGGCGCCAACTCACCAAAGGAGAATGCCATGCAGTCTGAATCAGCAAGACGCCGAGTCAGTCCTAGCCAAATCGGGATGGGACTACTCGGCTTTTTCTTTGTTCCGTTCCTATTTCTTTGTTATTTACTTACACCTTATATCATCCAAACTATATTATTCTTCACTGCTCAGCCTACGGTAACACACGACCCGGCTATCGCTATGCAGCTGGCAAACAATCCAGATACACCAATTGAGGAATCTGTTCAAGAGGTAGAGCTTTTTTCTTACCAACAAGAAGAAAACCTTGAAACATATGCTGGTCGTTCATTTAATATTAACCGTTCAAAATGGCTATATGAAGGTGAAATTCTCACAACAGAAATGTTGATGAATGAAATAGAACTAACAATTAAAGAAAACCATTCATTCGCAGAGAAAGGATTGGTACTTACTTGTTTTAATAGACATTCATTGAACGGAGTGCAAGCGGAAATAGCGCGTGACTCGTACGACGATCCCGGCACGGTGGGTAAGCCCAAACCGATCCCGGAGCCACAGCGTTCGATTCTTATGAGCACCATCGAAAAACCGAGCCTGCCAGAAGATACCGACTACGCGGCCTGTGCGGCACTCATCGATCAGATCAATGAGCTATATATCAAGAAGGATCACTAAGATGAAACGGCTTCTGTTCCCTTTTCTCACCGGTATTGGCGTTTGGTTTGCCCTTCTTGCCTTGTGGGTTGGTGGCCTTGCCATTTGGAATAGCACCCTGAACACTGCCGATCGTACATGGAGCTTTGCTGATAAAGAGTTGACGAGTGCTCAAATGCGGCAACTGAGTTTAGAACTTGAACAA is from Stomatohabitans albus and encodes:
- a CDS encoding cell wall-binding repeat-containing protein — translated: MYRSTSVLFTVAALVSLAQVAGAQNLHLDATQANPSEPRVMANRSEDTLSVKQQSPTPQRSSIEVAGLEWSQQVDAATTVLIATTATPADALTSGVLQGSYEAPLLFADPKRGLNVATLAEIRRLGAKQAFILGGPASVPLAVEHQLDGLAVKRLHGPTRIETALAVAQVVSSPTDPFTGLAKATSSAPQGALLIRSLDPTNASDPTAEFGDALGAGALAAQTKQVVLLTPTNELNAGVKDYLKTYPALPVHIVGGPQAINDHVVSEIPASHPKRRLSGASRAETAVELAQSSSIRPKGITVLDGFSKDSWAVGLAGARYTSAHSHALVVVHRDHTNTHVSQALQRLQLGSQLPVYLGRGITTLRARPGQVDRLPSPFVYIDLAAEADGMHHLNNARQARNLSPVTRHAALDASAQQWSQAMLKANKISHAPDWSAQIAQVIHANPQVGFGHPLAENVVIHPNVGSNTGRGMHDTWMGSRGHANNMLRTEAAYVGYGVVCDLNTCYGTQRFTTQR